In Silene latifolia isolate original U9 population chromosome 6, ASM4854445v1, whole genome shotgun sequence, the genomic window gttccaccatttcatgcaccatctctggtcctaaaaccactgcctcagcactatcatcccaacagattggactcctacatctcctcccgtataaaacctcaaacggtgccataccaatactagtgtgatagctgttattataaaaaaattatatcaagtccaacctctgttcccagctaccaccaaaatccatcacacaagctcgcaacatatcctcaagagtcttgattgttctctcagtctgcccgtctgtcgcaggatgaaatgctgtactcatcttcaaagttgttcccaacgattcctgcaactctttccaaaacctcgatataaacctcgcatctctgagacactatgtccttagggactccatgtaacttaagcacgttctttcgataggccatagccaattgtgccttagtccatgtatctttcattggaacaaagtgagctgacttggttagtcgatccactattacccaaatcatgttgttaccttgttgactctttggcaaacccacaatgaaatccatggaaatggattcccacttccactcggtacCTCTAAAGatcgaatcttaccttgtggtcgtcgttgttcccctttaactctctcgcatgtcaaacaacggacacaaattcattgtctctttcttcatcccgagtgccaccaaaacgttttcttcaaatccttgtacagTTTGTCACCACCGGATGTCGAGTATGGTgtgtacaatgcgcctctgtcatgatagtctttttcaactcctcatcattaggaacacaccacctaccatcgaacctcaaactaccatcagtatgaatagaaaaccgggacactgtccctttctctactccagctctccactccaccatcttagggtccaacgcctgcttacctcgaatatcatcataaaactcaagtgatctttgtcatatcacccatggcatctcctttcgcatcatatggatcccaaagctcgctacctcatctctcagcctcatcaaagatagaatTTGTACacgagagaatgtacactcttcctactcaaagcatcagctacaacattggccttcccttcatggtagataatttctatgtcataatcgccaatcagctccatccacctcctctgtctcatgttcaactccttctgagtgaagatgtacttgagactcttgtgatcagaaaataccttaaagattgctccataaaggtaatgtctccaaatcttgagatcaaacaccacagcccccaactccagatcatgagtagggtagttctcctcataaggcttcaattgcctagaagcataggcaatcactttaccattctgcatcaacacacatcccaacccattcttcgaggcatctgtataaacctcaaagttctcggtcccttcaggcaatgctaagacaggagctgtggtcaaatgctcctttaatgtttggaacgccgtctcacaactctcatcccaacgaaacctgttctctttcctcatcaacgctgtcataggtttagctatcttggaaaaatcttttacgaaccgtctgtagtatccagctaaacccaagaaactcctaacctcagcaacattcttcggtgcttcccactttgtcactgcctcaatcttcgccgggtccacagctaccccatctttagagatcacatgccccagaaaagcaactttctctaaccagaactcacacttggatagcttagcatacaacttatggtccctcaaagtttgcaacacgatccttagATGCTCATCATGATCCTCCCTAGTCTTGGAGTAGattaagatgtcatcgataaataccactacaaactggtccaagaactgtctgaagattctattcatcaaatccataaacactgccggtgcattagacaacccaaacggcatcaccacatactcataatggccatacctcgacgtgaaagctgtctttggtatgtccacctctctaatcttcacctgatggtaccccgacctcaaatcaatcttagaaaagactgatgcaccactcaactgatcaaacaggtcatccatccttggcaaaggatacttgttctttatcgtcactcggttcagctccctgtaatctatgcataacctcaaactcccatctttcttcttcacgaaaagaactggtgctccccacggcgatacacttggtctaatgtatcccttctctatcaaatcatccaactgcttcctaagctcctccatctccttaggacccatacggtacggtgccttagagattggccccgtccctggtttcaactcaacggtgaaatctatctccctctttggtggcaaccccggaatctcgtcaggaaaaacatcggcaaactcccccaccactggtatcgcatcaaatgtcggactctctatccggtcatctctcacatggcacaagatgaaaggacatcccttcctcagataagacttcaaggtgacagctgcaatcaacttaactttgggtttgactagaaacccacgataagacacactaacacccttaggaccccttaaagacactttcttttgatgacagtctatcttagctttatactttcctaaccaatccatcccgactatcatctcaaaaccgtcaaaaggaaactctagcaagtctacaggtagatccacttgcccaactatcatagatacatctctaaacaacctcccacatgatacagactcacccgaaggtataaaaacttgctcactaacaaactcatataccctcaaacccaaccgcttaacatgactcgaagatacaaacgactgagaagcccccgaatcaaacaaaacaaaggtatgaacgccattaacaagaaaagtaccggtgataacgtgagcatcctcctcagctgctttcttctccatcatgaataactttccttTGGTCTtcgtccacctccccggacaagatctggctgaggtggtcggcttagcacccgacccttgatttttgttgttgttcgtcggtggtttctgataagaattaccgccgttgcggttgcctccactctggtaactctgacttccccggtttggccatgatccagccggtctgttgctcgcatagctctgcgcaggtctctggaaagatcccggtgcacttgtgcactcatgtctcttgtggcctacaccaccacagctatagcaggtcacaccccaactaccactaacacttccacggccacgcccaaaggaagccccagcactgaaccctgatccagaagaaaaccccttagactgattgtggttgcctttcttgtgattagattggccaccaccctcgctctccgacttcctcttctcaccacctgacctctcctgagccatctccaccaacctctcagctctcccagccctctcataggcttccttaacatcagtaaggactcccacgggtaacttatccataatcttaggggtcaaccctctctcaaaccttaatgccaaattctcctcactcaaacccatgtcctcagcatacctagacttatcattgaactgcatgtagtactcagccacagacatctcagcggtcatcttaaaactgtcaaactcctctctcaacttactcctcacatgctccggtacaaactcctttctcacagccctacgaaactcctcccaaggtatagcaggtaagccttggtttgtatatatctccttagcactcactttcactgtatcccaccacttgccagctgcctccctcagatagaacgcagcctgttccactctcatctcatcaggacagtgaaccaaatctagtatgttctccatctctctaagccaactatcgagaaggttaggctccccaactcccttatactctttcgggttaaacctcgctatatagaggctgattttagaatgatcaacctccttctccttatccttatccttatcttttcccatagtctttaaagcctcagtgagggcatcctgatgctccaacatcttaacgatgtcatctatgttcataagctcagctctcgcatacaaagcagtcttcttgggcggcatcttgaaactatatataagaaagggtagaaataaacacacgtactaaacctcaaaaacacgaaaacacactgcccagaacctactcgatcgagttcccacacacactcgatcgagtaacaagctactcgatcgagtgcccaacatactcgatcgagtacccaaacatcagaccccaaacagaccttctgatctctaacatactcgatcgagtaactaggctactcgatcgagtgaccccctactcgatcgagtgccccaggtactcgattgagtgcccaaaaacacgattctggactcgaaatcatcaaaaacccacccgatcaagtcagtcccactcgatcgagtcatgctaactcagaaacgctacccgcatggtatatcatatgctaacatgctaaaaactttataaactacatattatatcataactaagcatataatgctacgcatcctttcgtacgatctacgagatcactATATCATGTGATTAAATGCCAccttataaacatccaacatgttatcactccaacaacaagtctacatatttcattaacctttctttcacattctcaaccttctacttcaaacatccaacaattaacacatttcatcacattcttacacaagttaaccaaacacacatacgactcgacaaacactcccccccatgtgaccggttcaaaattgtagggtgacttcgcgactttaggacgtctcccaagcctttgcattagctcctacaacttttaccccgggttcattttaattgactccctatgttcattaggttcattggttacaggtttcaggatcattgctctgataccatttgtaacacccccatactccaagtgccttaccaggaccactcaggtatgaagacaataccatctcggttacccgaggcaatgataatcaaataacaataaagaaacaacgtttaaatataaatacttagcgaagagttacaattctcaaaaccaaaccaaaagtacgatacatgttctcaaactgactgttctaactgaaatgtaaataactaataagctacagcggaagactcctatcatcaggtcgtggcaatcccagctatcccagtactcatctcaatactgcCAAgattcgctcaccatccccgaatggatcaccgcagtttacaaaacaacaccggggtcagtactaatcacacaattcaatatatactaacaataagataaaagcatgacttaatcacacacacacaatcacgccaaatccaatcatctctatcatcgaccgtccactttggaccacgccgatggggaccgcatccgtacccaccaaatccccgctccacatagtgagcgataaccctgtccattaatgtgcacatcccttcggtggcgggttccacgagtaaggcgaaactaggcgtgaagtcactccccgcaagtgaccccactcggccgaggccacgcctcacgaaccatagacaacgatcacaaccacaatcacaatacaattactatatcaaacaaccaaacacaacacatcaaccaatatcccattatgggactaatgcgagtaggaaatcctacagtaagcacacaatcgacggtctctcttctttgaatcaaaaggcttcctctatgaaccctcctcctatcatacaacatataaaggctaccaaatcacatactacacataaacccccaaatctctaaattagggtttaaccaaatcaaagaaaagacaataaaaagggtacatagatcttaccctcgacgcaaggaactcaacggtataatcaacgctaagaactgaccttccaaactccgggtattgctaataatgcgattaggatgaagaacttgcttgctttctctcttaaacagtaatttaggttttgtaaaagtgatttagaataatgacgacaaagcttatataccttaatcgcataattaacaaaacccgagaaaactccccgtaaaaccggctactcgatcgagtacccgaggtactcgatcgagtacccccttactcgatcgagtgccccagctactcgatcgagtgccccagctactcgatcgagtacccaacaggtcagaaacttttctaaaacgcaacttacccttactcgacagagtaaggcctactcgatagagtaccccaagacttataaatacggagtattacaatttcACCTCTCCACCTCATACCCCAGAACATAATGGGTATGCTGAAAAAAGACACCGTCACATTGTTGAAACGGGTCTAGCACTTCTATCTCGTGCCGGTCTCCCTACAATCCTTTGGCCGTTTGCCTTTAGTACGGCGACTTATCTTATTAATCGTCTTCCTACTGATACATCAACGGCCATACACCTTACTCAAAATTGCGTAATTTACAACCCGATTATACTAAGTAACATAATTTCGGGTGTCTTTGTTATCCATGGTTACGACCATATACAAAGCACAAACTTGAATATTGCTCCGTCCCATGTATATTTGTTGGTTATTCACTCACACAAAGTGCCTTTCACTGCCTAGAACCCAAAACCAACCAATTATATACTTCGAGACATGCTAAATTCGTTGAAGACGAATTTCCATACGCTTGCCTTCTCAAAACCACGCCTCCTTTATCACCTCACACCAATCCTGATGATTGGTACAACCTAATCATTCCTGTTCTATCATCGACTACACCGACACTACCCTCCACCATGCCACCAACTCCCTCACAGCAACCTCCAATCCAAACTCGTCATCCTATTAATAAAATTTATACTAGACGACAACCCACTTCGTCCTCCACCACGTCCCCATCCTCACAACTTGAACCTACCACTATTGACCCCACACCGAGTCCCTCCACTTCTCCTGACTCTTCTCTGCCAGACCCGTCCTCCATGCTTCATGATTATATTCCAGGCTGAGCACATCCTCCTTACCTCCCGCTCGCAACGTTGTAACTAGACTTGACAATAATATATGCAAACCAACCCGAAATATGCCAATCTCGCTCATGCTTTCGCTACTACCAATTCACTACCAACTACGGTGAAAAAAGCTTTAATTTTAACTCAATGGAGAACCACTATGCAAGATGAATTCCAAGCCTTAGAACGAAATCAAACATGGACATTAGTCCCTAAACAATCGTCTCAAAATATAATAGTATGTAAGTGGGTATATCGGATTAAATACAATCCCGATGGTTCCCTCAAACAACACAAAGCACGACTAGTAGCAAAAGGATTTCACCAACGTCCCGGAATTGATTACACCGAAACTTTCAGTCCAGTTGTAAAACAAACAACGGTAAGCTTAATCCTTTCACTAGCATTCACCAAATCTTGGTCTTTACGTTAATTAGATGTCAATAATGCCTTTTTACAAGGGACCTTGACTGATAATGTATATATGGTTCAACCTCAAGGATTCGTCGACGAATCAAAACCTCACCACGTTTGCAAATTAAACAAAGTCATTTACGGCCAAAAACAAGCTCCTCGAGCCTGGTATACTGAACTCACAACATATCTTGTCACCTATGGCTTCCGACAATCTATTTTGGACTCATCATTGTTTATTCTTAACACCAAAACTACGTGTATCTTTATGCTCGTATATGTTGACGACCTTATTATTACTGGTCCTAACCAAAACCATCTACAACACTTTGTCACCACCTGATCTAAACGATTTTCATTGAAAGACCTTGGGTCGCTATCATATTTTCTTGGGATCGAGGTCACCCATAATGCTTATGGACTCTACCTTAATCAATCAAAATATGTCCATGATCTACTTGTTAAATACAAGATGTCAGATGTTAAATCAAATACAACACCTATGGCCACCGAAACACACCTTATATGTGAGGACAACAACCTTATCCAAGACCAATCCGACTATCGAGCAATAGTAGGGAACTTACAATACCTCTCCCTCACAAGACCGGACATAGCCTTCACTGTCAACCGCTTAGCTCAATTTCTACATCATCCTACTTCCACACACTGGCTAGCTCTAAAGCGCCTCCTCTGCTATCTCCAAGGGACTCAAAAATACGGGATTAAACTCTACGTTCACTACTCCACTTTGCCTATATGCGTTCTGTGACGCTGACTTTGCCGGCGACAAAGACAACTACGTATCAACCACCGGCTACATTATTTACCTCGGACGTAATCCCATCTTATGGTCCTCTAAGAAGCAACGCAGCCTTGCTCTTTCCACAACTGAAGCTGAATTTCGTGCTCTTGCTGCAGTCACTACCGAGACTCTATGGCTTCGTAACCTACTCACTGAACTCAACATAGCCATCACCAAACCACCGGCTCTATACTGTGATAACATGTCTGCTACACTCTATGCCAATAACCCGATGTTTCACTCGAGAATGAAGCATATGGCGCTTTCCTTCCACTTCGTTCGGGGGCATCTTCCCCTAGGCCACATACGTGTTCAACATATTGCAAGCAAAGATCAACTGGCCGATGCTCTCACCAAGCCGTTACATAAAATCCGCTTTCATGAACTACGAGACAAGATTGGACTCCTTGctccatcttgcgggggcgtattAACAATATTCACCAAATATCTCAAACAAGCAATGCAAACAATTAGCTCCTCAAATCAAGCTATTACAATTATCTTCTACTGTAAATAGAGGAACATATTATCTACTATCCTATTATGTAAAAGGCTCCTTATATTAGACTTATTTAGCTTCCTCCCTTCAACTATATATACTGTACATTCTCTACATTGTAATACACATTCAATACATACAACTTCCTCATCTTATACTCGCTTCCATATCCTCTGCAGTCTGCACATCAACAAGCTTTCTGAATACCTTTCAATCCTACATTATGGCTCAGAGATTTTCCAAGTTCCTGTATTTGGCAAGAAGCGATATTATAGGACTTCGTCCCACATATAAACcatctatcatcatcatcattctcaTAATAGAATGTCGATGCATACCTCCAGGATCCAAATAATTTTTAAACCGTCACAATTTGGATGTCTAGAAAACCTTGAAGTCAACACCTTCTTTTAACATTCAAAAGAAATACTGAAAATCGCTACCGAGTTCCCAAGAAGGGACAAAAACCTTGAGGCTCTTACTTTAACCGACGCCTGGCAGTTCCAAGTAGGTGAACGTCTCAGTATCAAAGTCAAAAGGAAACAAATTGAGTTGATTCATATAAAAAACGGGAATAAGTACCACCCCCATATCACCATATGGACCTTTTCCAAACCAATGAGCTGCCCCTTGACAGAGATCGTAATTGATTGAACATAATAAAACTGATGAAACATACTCTCAAAGTACCATTTTCTTAATAAAACTGATTGAACACTTCCTTGCCAAACACAATGTCTTTTTGGTTTCCAGGGGATAATACTTCCATGTCTACCTCAACAACAAGACCTACACCTTCCGGAACTGCGCTTGCTGACTTCGACAATGGAACAACCATATCATTGTCTAGTTCTACAAATTCCGACTGCGGCTTATATAAAAGCATACTTCGGCAATATTTCTTCTCATACGTCGTGGTGTAGGTGTGATTGTTATAAGTAGCAACGACTAATCCACACAATCTAACAGGAAGAAATAAAGAATAATGGTTCTGGTGGTTCGAGAATAACGTGATTTCCACTTTCGCTTGGCATGCACTCTCGAAGATAATGTAATGTAACAAAGCATAACCATGAGCTCCCTGGATATATGAGCAGACTCTTTTACCCAATGGAAAGAGACGACAGGGCTTCAGCACGAGTGACGTGTACCTGAACCAGATTGAATCGCTACTGCACAATTCCTTGACATTCAATGGATCTGTGAAAGAGATATATAAATGGAAATGATAATCGGTATCAATCGCACTATGCTGTTCTATTTAAACAAAACCCTTCCTCTCCTGTGAGAAAGACATTGGATTGTCAAAGCCTCGTTCAAATATAGTCCACTCAGGATGATAAATACAATCGTTAATTCTTATACTCCCACAGACGGCCGAAACCTCATGATTAGTCCCACCAACATATACAGATAACAACTCGGTCAATACAGCTCCGCAAAATTGCTCACTGTCCGCGACTTGGTCGTTTCCCCTAACGTCTTTTCCTCTAATATCAACTTCTGGAATAATTATAATTTATATCACCATATGGACCTTTTCCAAACCAAATATTCAGACCGAAACTGAACGGGAAACCAATTCGTCACCAACATATAACGTTTAATATACGGATACCAATTAACAAAATGTTATGGAGTACCAATTATATCAAAGGTAAATGGGACTGGACTCTGGAGTACAATTTACGATTTCTCGCATACAATAAGTATCCATCGTAAAGAatatcaaaggtaaataaataagtgaGATAAAGGGAGTACTTCCGTCGCAGTCAATGAGGCATAAAGAATGATAATTAACAAGTAGTTCACACAGATGGATTAATTAGGTAGGCAAAGTAGGTAACTGCAGAAAATGCTTTGCATAAATGATCATTTTTTATGCCACAAGTAATGACTAGTTTGATGCACACATCTCGAACGCAAGCCATGAGTACCACTGTAAACAACCGTATCAGCTGGCATGCTATATTGCTACCTAATATGGTGATACATGCTCTGGCGCTCTGCATCTGATCCGTCCAAACTGTCAGTGCGGTAATAGAGCCGTCAACTTTAACAGTTAACATCAAAAAACCAATGTGTACAGGACTACAGGAAGCTGAGGATCCAAATTCTATCAACTCTCAAGAGAGACAGAACATCTCAAAAGTTCGATGCTAGAATAATAGAATGTCAAAATAAGTAGCTCCAACATTATGCTACGAATACGAATTCAAGGTAAGTCGCTAATTAAACAGAAAGTGGGATGAGTAGCAATTGACGATATGGTAACTCACATTTTCATGGATCACATTTTGGTTTAGTTTGGTTTATTACTTTATTACACATACGAGTAGATATAAGAGTAGAGAAGTGTTAACACAATGACACCCAATGGCTAAAAGACGCCTTCTGTTTTGTATTAAAACCAAAAGAGCAACAACAATatgttcaaaaatcaaaataatcaaacaacaaaggAAAGAGTAGAAATTGCCATATTCATTCTCTTATTCAAGGGAACGACATCAGATCCTTGGCTCCGTATCCCTTGTATAACAGCAAGCTCTCTGAATACGCTTCCAATTCTAAATACGAGCTCCTCAATTCTACTGGCTGTGGGACTTGACAAGTAGCAATGTTGTAGGAACCTTCCCCACAAATAAGACGGCCACCATCACTCTCACAATACAACACTTTTTCCTTCGAGTACTTAAAGGTGAACGGGCTGAATAAGTTATAACCATTGTTACTTGAAGATCCTGAGAACTGCAGAGTCCACACACCGTTTTCCAGCACCCTTATGCTGGAACTTACCGAAGAAATACTGAAAATCGCTAGTGACTCCCCTCGAAGAAACAAAACCCTCAATGAGTCTTCTTCGTACAAAGCAAAGGGCAGTTCAGAAAAGGTGAATCTTTCTGTATCAAAGTCGAAGGAAACAAAATGAGTTAATTGATTACTCTGCTGCCAAATATCCCCGTGTGGGTTATTTCCGAGCCAGTGTGCGGCTCCTTGAAAGTAAATCGTATTTGATTTACTACTGAAGCCATTATTACCCTTAAACAAACTCTGAAGATAGGAATGGTTAATATTCAGTCCATCATTTCTAACAGTCCATTGTTGATCACTAAGTGTATAAACGGCAACATACATCTTCATAGTCCTATCCCTTGATTTAAATGAGACTGCAACCACTTTATAATCGTTACTTTCAGGGGAGAATCCAAAAATATACATATCCTTACCGATCAAACTGGGGGGAAGTGGATTCGTGGGAAGAATTAGTGATTTGCGAATACAAGGGTTCCACAATCTTAATTCTTCCTTGTAAGAACTGTATCGTTGCACTAGGAGTAATCCATCACAAGCCCCTAAAATGTCGTATTCAAATTCATCCGATATCCTAAAAATGTGATTGGGATTTTTAAGGGTGTCGGTCTGAAGAACTGTCAATGAGCACCCACTCTCTCCCAAGAACCCCAACCTCTCAAGGACAaataataatttatccttgtcgcGACGAACACTGCTGTATTTAAGATGCATTGAGACAAAATTAGGGTGGTCGATGATGGAGCACCAAGATTT contains:
- the LOC141587601 gene encoding F-box/kelch-repeat protein At3g06240-like is translated as MSEISYIPPEVVTQILQNLPVKTLLRFRRVCKSWCSIIDHPNFVSMHLKYSSVRRDKDKLLFVLERLGFLGESGCSLTVLQTDTLKNPNHIFRISDEFEYDILGACDGLLLVQRYSSYKEELRLWNPCIRKSLILPTNPLPPSLIGKDMYIFGFSPESNDYKVVAVSFKSRDRTMKMYVAVYTLSDQQWTVRNDGLNINHSYLQSLFKGNNGFSSKSNTIYFQGAAHWLGNNPHGDIWQQSNQLTHFVSFDFDTERFTFSELPFALYEEDSLRVLFLRGESLAIFSISSVSSSIRVLENGVWTLQFSGSSSNNGYNLFSPFTFKYSKEKVLYCESDGGRLICGEGSYNIATCQVPQPVELRSSYLELEAYSESLLLYKGYGAKDLMSFP